CGAGAGCGACGTGAGCAACGTCTACGATGATGCCATCGCCAACAAGCGGTCGGAGAGCCTGAAGGCCAAGTATCGGGCCGAGATCGAGGCCAAGTGGGAGGAACTGAAGAAGGCGCAGTAGCGGGTACCCCCCTCCGGCATGCGGATCCGGATCACCGACCTGACCAAGCGCTTCGGCCCGCTCGAGGCGGTCAGCCACGTCTCCCTCGAGATCCGGGACGGGGAGCTCTTCACCCTCCTGGGGCCCTCGGGCTGCGGGAAGAGCACGCTCCTCCGCCTCATCGGGGGCTTCCACGTCCCCGACACCGGCGAGATTTACTTCAACGACCGCCTGGTCAACCCCATCCCCCCC
The genomic region above belongs to Candidatus Methylomirabilis sp. and contains:
- a CDS encoding ABC transporter ATP-binding protein encodes the protein MRIRITDLTKRFGPLEAVSHVSLEIRDGELFTLLGPSGCGKSTLLRLIGGFHVPDTGEIYFNDRLVNPIPPYQRNIGMVFQNYALWPHMTVWQNVAYGLKLKRLPAQELQARVAEGLRKVNLTGLEDRYPGQLSGGQQQRVA